The following are encoded in a window of Rubellicoccus peritrichatus genomic DNA:
- the dxr gene encoding 1-deoxy-D-xylulose-5-phosphate reductoisomerase, with the protein MSQLISKKLVLLGATGSIGESTLRIVRQHPERLSLLAIAGKSRWEPLAEIAREFGVRHVGIFDSDALDKARKSDAFPADTIFYEGVEGLIELACLPEANLVADAIVGTLSLKPALAALECGKDLALASKEILVMAGKFVTRAAKANNCRILPLDSEHNAIFQCLQGEEIESVAKLILTASGGPFRDFTTEQMASVTREQALKHPNWDMGPKVTVDSSTMANKGLEVIEAHWLFGLGRDQISVVVHPQSIVHSMVQHVDGSVIAHMSPPIMTFAIQHALLYPDRAIGVDKPIDFTEALQLDFRPPDYGKFPCLRLAMEAMAAEGIAPAVFNAANEVAVDAFLDEKIGYLDIARVVEGALETVPSRDPQVLDEILESDAEARRIAGEIAESLTAKA; encoded by the coding sequence GTGTCTCAATTGATTTCAAAAAAACTCGTCCTCCTTGGCGCAACCGGATCCATCGGCGAAAGCACCTTGCGAATCGTCCGTCAACATCCTGAACGACTCAGTCTGCTGGCTATTGCCGGGAAAAGCCGCTGGGAACCTCTGGCCGAAATCGCCCGCGAATTTGGCGTTCGCCATGTTGGTATTTTCGATAGCGACGCTCTCGATAAAGCACGCAAATCCGATGCTTTTCCCGCCGATACCATCTTTTACGAAGGAGTCGAAGGCCTGATCGAGCTCGCCTGCCTCCCGGAAGCCAACCTGGTCGCCGATGCAATCGTCGGAACCCTTTCGCTCAAACCTGCGCTGGCTGCATTGGAATGCGGGAAAGACCTTGCCCTTGCCAGTAAGGAAATTCTGGTCATGGCCGGAAAATTCGTTACCCGCGCAGCAAAGGCCAACAACTGCCGTATCCTCCCGTTGGACAGTGAGCATAATGCAATTTTCCAATGCCTGCAGGGCGAGGAGATTGAGAGTGTTGCCAAACTCATCCTGACAGCGTCCGGAGGCCCATTCCGCGACTTTACAACGGAGCAAATGGCCTCCGTAACTCGGGAACAAGCACTAAAACACCCAAACTGGGATATGGGCCCCAAAGTCACGGTAGATTCATCGACCATGGCAAACAAGGGGCTTGAGGTCATTGAAGCTCACTGGCTCTTCGGCCTGGGCCGTGACCAGATCAGCGTGGTGGTTCACCCCCAAAGTATTGTCCATTCAATGGTCCAACATGTGGACGGCTCGGTCATCGCACACATGTCACCTCCCATAATGACATTCGCGATTCAGCATGCCCTACTCTATCCGGACCGGGCTATCGGCGTCGACAAGCCAATCGACTTCACAGAAGCACTTCAGCTTGATTTCAGACCACCAGACTATGGGAAATTCCCTTGTCTGCGTCTGGCAATGGAAGCCATGGCCGCCGAGGGCATTGCGCCCGCGGTTTTCAATGCAGCCAACGAAGTGGCCGTGGATGCCTTCCTTGATGAAAAGATTGGCTACCTGGATATAGCTCGCGTCGTTGAAGGTGCACTCGAAACGGTGCCTTCACGGGATCCCCAAGTCCTCGACGAAATCCTGGAGTCCGACGCCGAGGCAAGGCGTATCGCAGGTGAGATAGCCGAATCTCTCACGGCTAAAGCGTGA
- a CDS encoding phosphatidate cytidylyltransferase has translation MKNRILSTVALWAAVIIILLVLGNTGGVLLIVALSCLTQWEFYTLLERTGEKPLKIYGVILGAALLLGSYYITAGTSHTDIFVVCVLLLSASVLYRPNFGKVFLPTLVGIVYVPFMFQFFGFLLQLHGTLILPIWIIAVAKFSDVGALLIGSKFGRIKLAPKISPGKTVEGAAGGILTSVLVGLLLILLFSGKYPVGFGMVKAGFVAACIGTVAIVSDLIESTIKRQAGVKDSGNLIPGIGGAFDLTDSLILSAPVGYLLIKYFF, from the coding sequence GTGAAAAACCGAATCCTCAGCACGGTAGCACTCTGGGCTGCCGTCATCATCATATTGCTGGTCCTCGGTAACACGGGCGGCGTGCTTCTCATTGTCGCCCTCTCCTGCCTGACCCAATGGGAATTCTACACGCTCCTCGAGCGCACAGGTGAAAAACCACTGAAAATTTATGGTGTCATTCTCGGCGCCGCTCTGTTGCTTGGCAGTTACTATATAACCGCAGGCACAAGCCACACGGATATTTTCGTCGTCTGCGTATTGCTACTATCCGCCAGTGTCCTTTATCGCCCAAACTTCGGCAAAGTATTTTTGCCGACCTTGGTCGGGATCGTCTATGTCCCCTTCATGTTTCAGTTCTTCGGGTTCCTGCTTCAACTCCATGGTACACTCATACTGCCAATCTGGATTATTGCCGTGGCCAAATTTTCAGACGTGGGCGCTCTCCTTATTGGCTCCAAATTCGGGCGCATTAAACTCGCTCCCAAGATCAGCCCTGGAAAAACAGTTGAAGGCGCCGCAGGAGGCATACTGACTTCCGTCCTCGTCGGCCTACTCCTGATCCTTTTGTTCAGTGGGAAATACCCCGTTGGTTTCGGCATGGTTAAAGCAGGTTTTGTTGCCGCCTGCATCGGAACAGTTGCCATTGTTTCCGACCTTATCGAATCCACAATCAAACGCCAGGCAGGCGTCAAAGACTCAGGAAACCTGATCCCAGGAATCGGCGGTGCATTTGACCTGACGGACAGTTTGATTCTCTCAGCTCCAGTTGGCTACCTTCTGATTAAGTATTTTTTCTAA
- a CDS encoding isoprenyl transferase: protein MCAQRQISQTPPLRHVAIIMDGNGRWAKSRGLPRIEGHRRGVENVREILKAAQELQIQHLTLFAFSVENWQRPAEEISALMNLLELFLSRNLKDLVKNKIRLRVIGRPEQLPDRVQVQLKKALEATKDFTDHQLNVALNYGSRTEVLDAARAYAEAVVRGEEDPQQLDWPGFTSYLYTDGIPDPDLLIRTSGETRVSNFLLLQCAYSEMYFSPVNWPEFGRNEFIEAVETFKRRERRFGKTGEQVQADSPEAATLER, encoded by the coding sequence ATGTGCGCTCAAAGGCAAATCAGCCAGACACCTCCCTTACGGCATGTCGCCATTATCATGGATGGCAATGGTCGCTGGGCAAAAAGTCGTGGCTTGCCTCGGATCGAAGGCCATCGGCGTGGCGTGGAAAATGTCCGTGAAATCCTCAAGGCGGCACAGGAGCTACAAATCCAACATTTAACACTTTTTGCCTTCTCGGTAGAAAACTGGCAACGACCAGCCGAGGAGATCTCGGCCTTGATGAACCTCTTGGAGCTCTTTTTGAGCCGCAATTTGAAGGATCTCGTCAAAAACAAGATAAGGTTGCGCGTCATTGGTCGGCCTGAGCAATTGCCCGATCGTGTCCAGGTCCAGCTGAAGAAAGCGCTGGAGGCTACCAAAGACTTTACCGACCACCAACTGAACGTGGCGCTGAATTATGGCTCCAGAACCGAGGTTCTGGATGCTGCCCGCGCCTATGCCGAAGCAGTCGTCAGAGGCGAAGAAGACCCTCAACAGCTCGACTGGCCAGGCTTCACATCTTACTTATATACCGACGGCATACCTGATCCTGACTTATTGATCCGCACCTCGGGTGAAACCCGGGTCAGCAACTTTCTACTCCTGCAATGTGCTTATTCCGAAATGTATTTTAGTCCTGTAAACTGGCCAGAATTCGGTCGAAACGAATTCATCGAAGCAGTCGAGACGTTTAAACGCCGGGAACGGCGTTTCGGCAAAACCGGCGAACAGGTACAGGCGGATTCGCCCGAAGCCGCCACACTGGAAAGGTGA
- a CDS encoding 4a-hydroxytetrahydrobiopterin dehydratase: MSFDRSISTGIVGGYETRLIFEITSRAFDLFAGRLHTGMIMSSALTESEIGTALDALPGWAFADDKISKSFKLKDFSAALGFIVRIGIAAEKADHHPELFNIYNKVEISLNTHDAGSKVTQKDIDLALVIEGLV; encoded by the coding sequence ATGTCATTTGATCGGTCAATTTCAACCGGAATCGTTGGCGGTTATGAAACGAGGTTAATTTTTGAAATCACTTCCAGAGCATTTGACCTCTTTGCAGGCAGGCTGCATACTGGAATGATTATGTCTTCTGCACTTACAGAGTCTGAAATTGGAACTGCTCTCGACGCATTGCCTGGCTGGGCTTTTGCTGACGATAAAATTTCGAAGTCTTTCAAATTGAAAGACTTCTCAGCGGCTTTGGGCTTCATCGTCCGCATTGGTATCGCTGCAGAAAAGGCTGATCATCATCCTGAATTGTTCAACATCTACAACAAGGTCGAAATTTCTCTCAATACCCACGATGCCGGATCGAAGGTAACCCAGAAGGATATCGATCTGGCTCTGGTGATCGAAGGGCTGGTTTAG
- a CDS encoding RNA polymerase sigma factor, translating to MMPNFDVHVGDHYRNLYYFALSLSRNEADAADLTQHAYLKLAKHWVKIKNPSKVKSWLFSTLYRDFIDRKRKRKFESDVQIETISREISFESTEAADKHDSEIAVQALIDLQDEYRIPLTLFYLEDYSYKEIAKVLDIPIGTVMSRLHRGKELLYDKLMKKKTRAPFANSSAL from the coding sequence ATGATGCCCAACTTTGATGTGCATGTGGGGGACCATTACAGAAATTTGTATTACTTCGCCCTCAGCCTTTCACGCAATGAAGCCGACGCAGCTGACTTAACTCAGCACGCTTACTTGAAATTGGCCAAACACTGGGTTAAAATAAAAAATCCCAGCAAAGTCAAAAGCTGGCTATTCTCAACCCTTTACCGGGACTTCATCGACCGAAAGCGAAAGAGAAAATTTGAGTCCGATGTTCAGATTGAAACCATTTCGAGAGAGATCAGTTTCGAATCCACCGAAGCTGCCGACAAACATGATTCCGAAATAGCCGTCCAGGCACTTATCGACCTTCAGGATGAATATCGAATTCCCCTAACGCTGTTTTATCTTGAAGACTATTCCTACAAAGAAATCGCCAAGGTTCTGGACATCCCAATCGGAACCGTAATGTCACGCCTGCATCGTGGAAAAGAGCTCCTCTATGACAAGCTCATGAAGAAAAAAACGAGAGCCCCATTCGCCAATTCATCAGCTCTATAA